A single window of Lutzomyia longipalpis isolate SR_M1_2022 chromosome 1, ASM2433408v1 DNA harbors:
- the LOC129787925 gene encoding uncharacterized protein LOC129787925 produces the protein MEMYRRWLPLVVLIIFSQVSKTQNVEDIKSDGQGEASEKPTESDHHELLDEDLAEGNPKILSRQKRLLWITDDGRLALPPGTSLTISPTIALPLIRYPPPGFFSNITVSLPLTIDFDKLGLTDNENPLGVLPNIFARSMGRATGMLLSNYISSYMKGRKKRQTTEDKASSPFRVTMTQTDDEEALPELPEKHKYAFHGGERAILYVILEDFLTTFGMDGKACILRAICEVHSRKLHHFGLFGEVVKLFLTASKSPFAHLLDDYVTAQKIGEGTLGPGECFPYYKKCPRSLFRSSIDHKYQNNAEEEEETSDANEIHNSDFSQFNMM, from the exons atggaaatgtaCAGGAGATGGTTACCACTTGTGGTCctcataattttctctcaagtCTCAAAGACACAAAATGTTGAAGATATCAAGTCAGATGGCCAAGGAGAGGCGTCTGAGAAGCCCACGGAGTCTGATCATCATGAATTGCTTGATGAAGATCTTGCAGAGGGGaatccaaaaattctttcacgtCAGAAGAGACTTCTCTGGATCACAGATGATGGACGTTTGGCACTACCACCTGGGACTTCTTTAACAATCTCCCCCACAATTGCTCTCCCCTTGATTCGATATCCCCCTCCAGGATTCTTCTCTAACATCACAGTCAGCTTACCCCTTACAA TTGATTTCGATAAATTGGGATTGACGGACAATGAGAATCCTTTGGGTGTTCTGCCAAATATCTTTGCAAGATCAATGGGAAGGGCAACGGGAATGCTGCTGTCCAACTATATTTCATCCTACATGAAGGGACGGAAGAAGAGACAGACCACCGAAGACAAGGCATCGTCGCCCTTCCGTGTCACAATGACACAGACTGATGATGAAGAGGCGCTTCCTGAACTTCCGGAGAAGCACAAATATGCCTTCCACGGGGGAGAACGAGCTATTCTCTATGTGATCCTCGAGGATTTCCTCACAACATTCGGAATGGATGGGAAAGCCTGCATTTTGAGGGCGATATGTGAAGTTCATTCACGAAAACTTCACCATTTTGGGCTCTTCGGGGAGGTTGTTAAGCTTTTTCTCAC AGCTTCGAAGAGCCCCTTTGCACACCTGCTGGACGACTACGTGACAGCCCAGAAGATTGGTGAGGGTACCCTGGGACCGGGTGAGTGCTTCCCGTACTACAAAAAATGCCCCAGAAGCCTCTTCAGGAGTAGCATAGATCACAAATACCAAAATAATgcggaggaggaggaggagacCAGTGATGCTAATGAAATTCATAACTCAGATTTTAGTCAATTCAACATGATGTAg